A region of Etheostoma cragini isolate CJK2018 chromosome 2, CSU_Ecrag_1.0, whole genome shotgun sequence DNA encodes the following proteins:
- the LOC117956289 gene encoding E3 ubiquitin/ISG15 ligase TRIM25-like isoform X2 — protein sequence MADMAESQFSLMSLEDELTCSICLSPFDCPVTIPCGHNFCQECLLDSWTEDSYSCPQCRTHFATKPELKKNTVLSTVVETFNLSTSKSEVGLEETSEESDEAEEEEEEEEDEEEDVIRCDTCMEAEASQTCLTCMASFCEEHLRPHRENPKFSVHQLIEPVGDLSERICPDHHKLMELFCSQHGRPICSLCLQQVHKGCSFISPEEQRNLKEVELRDKLGVLDGKIEKTENVMFQINDMQRKLKDAATKRKTAYAAVYQQMRDMLAQEEREAQHEVDGELEICQTKLRDFMKRLTENMDNMTKAREDVNSLLSESQTVAFLQASFDLPRVAKFDPHTPRVNLDSKKVTAAQAFSAALKEHLTDILKQPVDARLLKLNPDENAVPVSAPASTGYQPEFEVPEPPPPPPMSHSPACPPMRPYYQQVPVYVGGGFQPSHAGWNPTHHPQGPYRGPRFTGGQKTNKKSDGSHQPSQKQDKRPNPKSGGKNPGAKGSASTKKDNPKSHPSEKTKHHPRPKTK from the exons ATGGCCGACATGGCCGAGAGTCAGTTTTCTCTGATGAGTCTGGAGGATGAACTGACCTGCAGCATCTGTCTGAGTCCCTTTGACTGTCCGGTGACCATCCCCTGCGGACACAACTTCTGTCAGGAATGTCTCCTTGACTCCTGGACGGAGGACTCGTACAGCTGTCCTCAGTGTCGGACCCACTTCGCCACCAAACCGGAGCTGAAGAAAAACACGGTGCTCAGCACCGTTGTGGAGACTTTCAACTTGAGTACGAGCAAGAGTGAGGTCGGCCTGGAAGAAACGTCAGAGGAGAGCGATgaagctgaggaggaggaggaggaggaggaggatgaagaggaggatgtcATACGCTGTGATACATGTATGGAAGCAGAAGCGTCCCAGACCTGCCTCACCTGCATGGCTTCTTTTTGCGAGGAGCACCTGCGGCCTCACCGGGAAAACCCGAAGTTTAGCGTCCACCAACTGATTGAGCCTGTGGGCGACCTGTCGGAGCGTATCTGCCCGGACCACCACAAGCTGATGGAGCTCTTCTGCAGCCAACATGGCCGCCCAATCTGCAGCCTCTGCCTCCAGCAGGTGCACAAAGGCTGCTCCTTCATTTCTCCTGAGGAGCAGAGGAACCtgaaagag GTTGAACTCAGAGACAAGTTGGGTGTGCTGGATGGGAAGATTGAGAAGACTGAGAATGTTATGTTTCAAATCAATGACATGCAGAGGAAGCTGAAG GACGCAGCAACCAAAAGGAAGACAGCATACGCAGCTGTGTACCAGCAGATGCGGGATATGCTGGCCCAAGAAGAACGCGAGGCCCAACATGAGGTGGACGGCGAGCTGGAGATTTGCCAGACAAAACTGCGGGATTTCATGAAGAGATTAACTGAGAATATGGACAACATGACAAAAGCCAGAGAAGATGTTAACAGTCTGCTGAGTGAATCCCAAACAGTGGCCTTTCTACAG GCTTCATTTGACTTGCCTAGGGTTGCAAAGTTTGACCCTCACACCCCTCGAGTCAACCTGGACTCCAAGAAAGTGACGGCAGCACAGGCCTTCTCTGCTGCCCTGAAGGAGCATCTGACAGACATCCTGAAGCAGCCGGTTGACGCCAGACTGCTGAAACTTAATCCAG ATGAAAACGCTGTTCCTGTCTCGGCACCTGCAAGTACTGGATATCAGCCAGAATTTG AAGTACCAGAGCCTCCGCCGCCTCCGCCCATGTCCCACAGTCCAGCCTGTCCTCCTATGCGGCCGTATTACCAGCAAGTTCCTGTTTACGTGGGGGGGGGATTCCAGCCTTCACATGCAGGCTGGAACCCAACCCATCATCCACAAGGCCCTTATAGGGGGCCTCGGTTTACTGGAGGACAAAAGACAA ACAAGAAAAGTGATGGCAGTCACCAACCCTCCCAAA aacAAGACAAAAGGCCTAACCCTAAATCAGGAGGAAAAAACCCAGGGGCCAAAGGATCTGCTTCCACTAAGAAAGACAATCCCAAAAGCCATCCTTCAGAGAAAACTAAGCACCATCCACGGCCTAAAACTAAGTAG
- the LOC117956289 gene encoding E3 ubiquitin/ISG15 ligase TRIM25-like isoform X1, with protein MADMAESQFSLMSLEDELTCSICLSPFDCPVTIPCGHNFCQECLLDSWTEDSYSCPQCRTHFATKPELKKNTVLSTVVETFNLSTSKSEVGLEETSEESDEAEEEEEEEEDEEEDVIRCDTCMEAEASQTCLTCMASFCEEHLRPHRENPKFSVHQLIEPVGDLSERICPDHHKLMELFCSQHGRPICSLCLQQVHKGCSFISPEEQRNLKEVELRDKLGVLDGKIEKTENVMFQINDMQRKLKDAATKRKTAYAAVYQQMRDMLAQEEREAQHEVDGELEICQTKLRDFMKRLTENMDNMTKAREDVNSLLSESQTVAFLQASFDLPRVAKFDPHTPRVNLDSKKVTAAQAFSAALKEHLTDILKQPVDARLLKLNPELNTGIVASDENAVPVSAPASTGYQPEFEVPEPPPPPPMSHSPACPPMRPYYQQVPVYVGGGFQPSHAGWNPTHHPQGPYRGPRFTGGQKTNKKSDGSHQPSQKQDKRPNPKSGGKNPGAKGSASTKKDNPKSHPSEKTKHHPRPKTK; from the exons ATGGCCGACATGGCCGAGAGTCAGTTTTCTCTGATGAGTCTGGAGGATGAACTGACCTGCAGCATCTGTCTGAGTCCCTTTGACTGTCCGGTGACCATCCCCTGCGGACACAACTTCTGTCAGGAATGTCTCCTTGACTCCTGGACGGAGGACTCGTACAGCTGTCCTCAGTGTCGGACCCACTTCGCCACCAAACCGGAGCTGAAGAAAAACACGGTGCTCAGCACCGTTGTGGAGACTTTCAACTTGAGTACGAGCAAGAGTGAGGTCGGCCTGGAAGAAACGTCAGAGGAGAGCGATgaagctgaggaggaggaggaggaggaggaggatgaagaggaggatgtcATACGCTGTGATACATGTATGGAAGCAGAAGCGTCCCAGACCTGCCTCACCTGCATGGCTTCTTTTTGCGAGGAGCACCTGCGGCCTCACCGGGAAAACCCGAAGTTTAGCGTCCACCAACTGATTGAGCCTGTGGGCGACCTGTCGGAGCGTATCTGCCCGGACCACCACAAGCTGATGGAGCTCTTCTGCAGCCAACATGGCCGCCCAATCTGCAGCCTCTGCCTCCAGCAGGTGCACAAAGGCTGCTCCTTCATTTCTCCTGAGGAGCAGAGGAACCtgaaagag GTTGAACTCAGAGACAAGTTGGGTGTGCTGGATGGGAAGATTGAGAAGACTGAGAATGTTATGTTTCAAATCAATGACATGCAGAGGAAGCTGAAG GACGCAGCAACCAAAAGGAAGACAGCATACGCAGCTGTGTACCAGCAGATGCGGGATATGCTGGCCCAAGAAGAACGCGAGGCCCAACATGAGGTGGACGGCGAGCTGGAGATTTGCCAGACAAAACTGCGGGATTTCATGAAGAGATTAACTGAGAATATGGACAACATGACAAAAGCCAGAGAAGATGTTAACAGTCTGCTGAGTGAATCCCAAACAGTGGCCTTTCTACAG GCTTCATTTGACTTGCCTAGGGTTGCAAAGTTTGACCCTCACACCCCTCGAGTCAACCTGGACTCCAAGAAAGTGACGGCAGCACAGGCCTTCTCTGCTGCCCTGAAGGAGCATCTGACAGACATCCTGAAGCAGCCGGTTGACGCCAGACTGCTGAAACTTAATCCAG AGCTTAACACTGGCATTGTTGCGTCTG ATGAAAACGCTGTTCCTGTCTCGGCACCTGCAAGTACTGGATATCAGCCAGAATTTG AAGTACCAGAGCCTCCGCCGCCTCCGCCCATGTCCCACAGTCCAGCCTGTCCTCCTATGCGGCCGTATTACCAGCAAGTTCCTGTTTACGTGGGGGGGGGATTCCAGCCTTCACATGCAGGCTGGAACCCAACCCATCATCCACAAGGCCCTTATAGGGGGCCTCGGTTTACTGGAGGACAAAAGACAA ACAAGAAAAGTGATGGCAGTCACCAACCCTCCCAAA aacAAGACAAAAGGCCTAACCCTAAATCAGGAGGAAAAAACCCAGGGGCCAAAGGATCTGCTTCCACTAAGAAAGACAATCCCAAAAGCCATCCTTCAGAGAAAACTAAGCACCATCCACGGCCTAAAACTAAGTAG
- the LOC117956246 gene encoding E3 ubiquitin/ISG15 ligase TRIM25-like isoform X1 produces MADMAESQFSLMSLEDELTCSICLSLFDCPVTIPCGHNFCQECLLATWKDSYSCPQCRTHFATKPELKKNTVLSSVVETLNLSSSKSLAGLKETSEERDEAAKQDVIRCDTCMEADASQTCLTCMASFCEEHLRPHRENPVFRLHQLIEPVGDLSERICPDHHKLMELFCSQHGRPICSLCLQQVHKGCSFISPEEQRNLKESDLRSKLSLLDGKIKKNENVLSLMGDMQDKLKDSATNRKSALTAEYQQIRDMLAREERDALITVDRELEGGQTKLKGLAKKFNDNVDTLSKAREDILSLLSQSQTLAFLQASFNLPSAVNFEPHTPRINLDSKKVTAAQAFSAALKEHLTDILKQPVDARLLKLNPELNTGIVASDEKAGPGLTTASSGSTGSQPEPEVTKPPKQKRAPRSHSPGRPPIQPFFQPAPGPVFLGPHGYRHQHPLHPQGPFRGSQFMAGQRPGAYRGGLPFNPTQETELQWTDQGFQPKVGTKKKPQKQKPPQATEANMGKKDQARSMENLLEFGGNNKPEGCSPAAESKEQPEASDIPPNITSAEKRSELMKYGTILTLDPKTAHKRIALSEGFTKASVSDEHANYPDCPERFAVCSQVLASKGFSRGRHYWEVRLSSSNFIGVGLAYSSIDRKGPTSRLGRNAQSWCVEWFNVKLSAWYNSSETVLVNPNPKRIGVLLDCEEGTATFYNVADRAYPFHSFVFPFAEAVYPAFWIFSSGSSISLCKLQG; encoded by the exons ATGGCCGACATGGCCGAGAGTCAGTTTTCTCTGATGAGTCTGGAGGATGAACTGACCTGCAGCATCTGTCTGAGTCTCTTTGACTGTCCGGTGACCATCCCCTGCGGACACAACTTCTGTCAGGAATGTCTCCTTGCCACCTGGAAGGACTCGTACAGCTGTCCTCAGTGTCGGACCCACTTCGCCACCAAACCGGAGCTGAAGAAAAACACGGTGCTCAGCTCCGTTGTGGAGACTTTAAACTTGAGTTCGAGCAAGAGTTTGGCGGGCCTGAAAGAAACGTCAGAGGAGAGGGATGAAGCCGCGAAACAGGATGTCATACGCTGTGATACATGTATGGAAGCAGATGCGTCCCAGACCTGCCTGACCTGCATGGCTTCTTTCTGCGAGGAGCACCTGCGGCCCCACCGGGAAAACCCGGTCTTTCGTCTCCACCAACTGATTGAGCCTGTGGGCGACCTGTCGGAGCGTATCTGCCCGGACCACCACAAGCTGATGGAGCTCTTCTGCAGCCAACATGGCCGCCCAATCTGCAGCCTCTGCCTCCAGCAGGTGCACAAAGGCTGCTCCTTCATTTCTCCTGAGGAGCAGAGGAACCtgaaagag TCCGACCTGAGAAGCAAGTTAAGTTTGTTGGACGGGAAGATTAAGAAGAATGAGAACGTTTTATCGTTAATGGGTGACATGCAGGACAAACTGAAG GACTCGGCGACCAACAGGAAGTCTGCTTTGACAGCTGAGTATCAGCAGATTCGTGATATGTTGGCTCGAGAGGAGCGTGACGCTCTGATCACAGTGGACCGCGAGCTGGAAGGTGGTCAGACCAAACTTAAGGGTCTGGCGAAGAAGTTCAACGACAACGTTGACACTTTGAGCAAAGCTAGAGAAGATATCCTCAGTCTGCTGAGTCAGTCCCAAACTCTGGCCTTCCTACAG GCTTCGTTTAACCTGCCCTCGGCCGTCAACTTTGAACCTCACACCCCTCGAATCAACCTGGACTCCAAGAAAGTGACGGCAGCACAGGCCTTCTCTGCTGCCCTGAAGGAGCATCTGACAGACATCCTGAAGCAGCCGGTTGACGCCAGACTGCTGAAACTTAATCCAG AGCTTAACACTGGCATTGTTGCGTCTG ATGAGAAAGCAGGTCCTGGGTTGACAACCGCGAGTTCTGGAAGTACCGGATCTCAGCCAGAACCTG AAGTAACCAAGCCGCCAAAGCAGAAAAGAGCGCCCAGGTCCCACAGTCCAGGTCGTCCACCCATCCAGCCATTCTTCCAGCCAGCTCCTGGACCTGTTTTTCTGGGGCCACATGGCTATCGACACCAGCATCCGCTCCATCCACAAGGCCCTTTCAGGGGTTCTCAATTTATGGCAGGACAAAGGCCag GAGCTTATCGAGGAGGTTTACCTTTCAACCCTACCCAGGAAACTG AGCTGCAGTGGACAGACCAAGGTTTTCAACCCAAAGTAGGCACAAAGAAGAAGCCTCAAA aACAAAAACCTCCCCAAGCCACAGAAGCCAACATGGGAAAAAAGGATCAAGCCCGTTCCATGGAAAACCTGTTGGAGTTTGGTGGGAACAACAAACCGGAAGGCTGTAGTCCTGCGGCCGAATCCAAAGAGCAACCAG AAGCGTCAGACATTCCCCCAAACATAACATCGGCTGAGAAAAGAAGTGAACTTATGAAAT ATGGCACGATACTCACTTTGGATCCAAAGACAGCCCACAAACGCATCGCACTGAGCGAGGGCTTCACTAAGGCCTCTGTGTCAGACGAGCACGCAAACTACCCCGACTGCCCTGAACGCTTTGCCGTCTGCTCCCAGGTGCTCGCCTCCAAGGGTTTCTCTAGAGGGCGCCACTACTGGGAAGTCCGACTGAGCAGCAGCAACTTCATTGGCGTAGGCTTGGCCTACAGCAGCATTGACCGCAAAGGTCCCACCAGTCGACTGGGCCGCAACGCCCAGTCCTGGTGCGTGGAGTGGTTCAACGTCAAGCTGTCGGCTTGGTACAACAGCAGTGAGACCGTGCTGGTCAATCCCAATCCAAAGCGCATAGGCGTGCTGTTGGATTGTGAGGAGGGCACTGCTACGTTCTACAACGTGGCCGACAGGGCGTACCCCTTCCACTCCTTTGTGTTTCCCTTTGCTGAAGCGGTGTATCCAGCTTTCTGGATTTTCTCAAGTGGCTCGTCCATTTCTTTGTGCAAGCTGCAGGGATGA
- the LOC117956246 gene encoding E3 ubiquitin/ISG15 ligase TRIM25-like isoform X2: MADMAESQFSLMSLEDELTCSICLSLFDCPVTIPCGHNFCQECLLATWKDSYSCPQCRTHFATKPELKKNTVLSSVVETLNLSSSKSLAGLKETSEERDEAAKQDVIRCDTCMEADASQTCLTCMASFCEEHLRPHRENPVFRLHQLIEPVGDLSERICPDHHKLMELFCSQHGRPICSLCLQQVHKGCSFISPEEQRNLKESDLRSKLSLLDGKIKKNENVLSLMGDMQDKLKDSATNRKSALTAEYQQIRDMLAREERDALITVDRELEGGQTKLKGLAKKFNDNVDTLSKAREDILSLLSQSQTLAFLQASFNLPSAVNFEPHTPRINLDSKKVTAAQAFSAALKEHLTDILKQPVDARLLKLNPDEKAGPGLTTASSGSTGSQPEPEVTKPPKQKRAPRSHSPGRPPIQPFFQPAPGPVFLGPHGYRHQHPLHPQGPFRGSQFMAGQRPGAYRGGLPFNPTQETELQWTDQGFQPKVGTKKKPQKQKPPQATEANMGKKDQARSMENLLEFGGNNKPEGCSPAAESKEQPEASDIPPNITSAEKRSELMKYGTILTLDPKTAHKRIALSEGFTKASVSDEHANYPDCPERFAVCSQVLASKGFSRGRHYWEVRLSSSNFIGVGLAYSSIDRKGPTSRLGRNAQSWCVEWFNVKLSAWYNSSETVLVNPNPKRIGVLLDCEEGTATFYNVADRAYPFHSFVFPFAEAVYPAFWIFSSGSSISLCKLQG, encoded by the exons ATGGCCGACATGGCCGAGAGTCAGTTTTCTCTGATGAGTCTGGAGGATGAACTGACCTGCAGCATCTGTCTGAGTCTCTTTGACTGTCCGGTGACCATCCCCTGCGGACACAACTTCTGTCAGGAATGTCTCCTTGCCACCTGGAAGGACTCGTACAGCTGTCCTCAGTGTCGGACCCACTTCGCCACCAAACCGGAGCTGAAGAAAAACACGGTGCTCAGCTCCGTTGTGGAGACTTTAAACTTGAGTTCGAGCAAGAGTTTGGCGGGCCTGAAAGAAACGTCAGAGGAGAGGGATGAAGCCGCGAAACAGGATGTCATACGCTGTGATACATGTATGGAAGCAGATGCGTCCCAGACCTGCCTGACCTGCATGGCTTCTTTCTGCGAGGAGCACCTGCGGCCCCACCGGGAAAACCCGGTCTTTCGTCTCCACCAACTGATTGAGCCTGTGGGCGACCTGTCGGAGCGTATCTGCCCGGACCACCACAAGCTGATGGAGCTCTTCTGCAGCCAACATGGCCGCCCAATCTGCAGCCTCTGCCTCCAGCAGGTGCACAAAGGCTGCTCCTTCATTTCTCCTGAGGAGCAGAGGAACCtgaaagag TCCGACCTGAGAAGCAAGTTAAGTTTGTTGGACGGGAAGATTAAGAAGAATGAGAACGTTTTATCGTTAATGGGTGACATGCAGGACAAACTGAAG GACTCGGCGACCAACAGGAAGTCTGCTTTGACAGCTGAGTATCAGCAGATTCGTGATATGTTGGCTCGAGAGGAGCGTGACGCTCTGATCACAGTGGACCGCGAGCTGGAAGGTGGTCAGACCAAACTTAAGGGTCTGGCGAAGAAGTTCAACGACAACGTTGACACTTTGAGCAAAGCTAGAGAAGATATCCTCAGTCTGCTGAGTCAGTCCCAAACTCTGGCCTTCCTACAG GCTTCGTTTAACCTGCCCTCGGCCGTCAACTTTGAACCTCACACCCCTCGAATCAACCTGGACTCCAAGAAAGTGACGGCAGCACAGGCCTTCTCTGCTGCCCTGAAGGAGCATCTGACAGACATCCTGAAGCAGCCGGTTGACGCCAGACTGCTGAAACTTAATCCAG ATGAGAAAGCAGGTCCTGGGTTGACAACCGCGAGTTCTGGAAGTACCGGATCTCAGCCAGAACCTG AAGTAACCAAGCCGCCAAAGCAGAAAAGAGCGCCCAGGTCCCACAGTCCAGGTCGTCCACCCATCCAGCCATTCTTCCAGCCAGCTCCTGGACCTGTTTTTCTGGGGCCACATGGCTATCGACACCAGCATCCGCTCCATCCACAAGGCCCTTTCAGGGGTTCTCAATTTATGGCAGGACAAAGGCCag GAGCTTATCGAGGAGGTTTACCTTTCAACCCTACCCAGGAAACTG AGCTGCAGTGGACAGACCAAGGTTTTCAACCCAAAGTAGGCACAAAGAAGAAGCCTCAAA aACAAAAACCTCCCCAAGCCACAGAAGCCAACATGGGAAAAAAGGATCAAGCCCGTTCCATGGAAAACCTGTTGGAGTTTGGTGGGAACAACAAACCGGAAGGCTGTAGTCCTGCGGCCGAATCCAAAGAGCAACCAG AAGCGTCAGACATTCCCCCAAACATAACATCGGCTGAGAAAAGAAGTGAACTTATGAAAT ATGGCACGATACTCACTTTGGATCCAAAGACAGCCCACAAACGCATCGCACTGAGCGAGGGCTTCACTAAGGCCTCTGTGTCAGACGAGCACGCAAACTACCCCGACTGCCCTGAACGCTTTGCCGTCTGCTCCCAGGTGCTCGCCTCCAAGGGTTTCTCTAGAGGGCGCCACTACTGGGAAGTCCGACTGAGCAGCAGCAACTTCATTGGCGTAGGCTTGGCCTACAGCAGCATTGACCGCAAAGGTCCCACCAGTCGACTGGGCCGCAACGCCCAGTCCTGGTGCGTGGAGTGGTTCAACGTCAAGCTGTCGGCTTGGTACAACAGCAGTGAGACCGTGCTGGTCAATCCCAATCCAAAGCGCATAGGCGTGCTGTTGGATTGTGAGGAGGGCACTGCTACGTTCTACAACGTGGCCGACAGGGCGTACCCCTTCCACTCCTTTGTGTTTCCCTTTGCTGAAGCGGTGTATCCAGCTTTCTGGATTTTCTCAAGTGGCTCGTCCATTTCTTTGTGCAAGCTGCAGGGATGA